A genomic window from Streptomyces sp. 846.5 includes:
- a CDS encoding heavy metal translocating P-type ATPase → MSTATPGTGVPDARTVAADAPRSRVELSIGGMTCASCAARIEKKLNRMDGVEATVNYATERASVSYAPGLGIDDLIATVERTGYTAQAPQPEPEPEPEAADAVVPDGLAALRQRLLITAVLSVPVVLLAMVPALQFRNWQWLSFALTGPVVAYGGWPFHRAAWTNLRHGAATMDTLVSLGTLAAFGWSTWALFLGTAGMPGMTHGFSLEVGAGDASSTLYLETAAGVTAFILLGRYLEARAKRRAGAALHALLSLGAKDATVLRDGREVRVPVSALAVGDLVVVRPGEKIATDGVVAEGSSAVDTSLLTGESVPTEVSPGDPVTGATVNCGGRLVVRATDVGADTRLARMARLVEEAQNGKAAAQRLADRISAVFVPVVLVISVATLVGWLAVSGNAAEAFTAAVAVLIIACPCALGLATPTALMVGTGRGAQLGILIRGPEVLESTRAVDTVVLDKTGTVTTGQMALRSVHTAEGVGRAQALRLAGALEHASEHPIARAVAEAAAAAEPDGLLPPVEDFRNTAGLGVQGLVEGHRVVAGREGFVQEHSRSGPEESLPEPLRAARDGAEASGLTAVTVGWDGVVRAVLVVADAVRPTSAEAVRRLRALGLTPVLLTGDNRAVAASVAREVGIDQDRVIAEVLPEDKAAVVARLQAEGRTVAMVGDGVNDAAALARADLGLAMGTGTDAAIEAADLTLVSGDLRAAADAIRLSRRTLGTIRGNLFWAFGYNVAALPLAAFGLLNPMIAGAAMAFSSVFVVSNSLRLRSFQGQRD, encoded by the coding sequence ATGAGCACCGCGACCCCCGGCACCGGCGTGCCGGACGCCCGCACCGTCGCCGCCGACGCTCCCCGTTCCCGGGTCGAGCTGTCCATCGGCGGGATGACCTGCGCCTCCTGCGCCGCACGGATCGAGAAGAAGCTCAACCGCATGGACGGCGTGGAGGCCACCGTCAACTACGCCACCGAGAGGGCGAGCGTCAGCTACGCCCCCGGGCTGGGCATCGACGACCTGATCGCCACCGTCGAACGCACCGGCTACACCGCCCAGGCCCCGCAGCCCGAGCCCGAGCCCGAGCCCGAAGCAGCCGATGCCGTTGTCCCCGACGGGCTCGCCGCGCTGCGGCAGCGCCTGCTGATCACGGCGGTCCTCAGCGTGCCGGTGGTGCTGCTGGCCATGGTCCCCGCACTGCAGTTCCGCAACTGGCAATGGCTCTCCTTCGCGCTCACCGGACCCGTGGTGGCGTACGGGGGGTGGCCGTTCCACCGCGCCGCCTGGACCAATCTGCGCCATGGCGCCGCGACTATGGACACCCTGGTCTCGCTCGGCACCCTGGCCGCCTTCGGCTGGTCCACCTGGGCGCTCTTCCTCGGCACCGCCGGGATGCCGGGGATGACCCACGGCTTCAGCCTGGAGGTCGGCGCGGGGGACGCCTCCTCGACGCTGTACCTGGAGACCGCGGCCGGGGTGACCGCCTTCATCCTGCTCGGCCGCTACCTGGAGGCCAGGGCGAAGCGACGGGCCGGGGCCGCGCTGCACGCCCTGTTGTCGCTGGGCGCCAAGGACGCCACGGTGCTGCGTGACGGCCGCGAGGTACGGGTGCCCGTCTCCGCGCTCGCGGTAGGCGACCTCGTCGTGGTCCGCCCCGGTGAGAAGATCGCCACCGACGGCGTGGTGGCCGAGGGCAGCTCCGCCGTGGACACCTCGCTGCTGACCGGCGAGTCGGTCCCCACCGAGGTCTCCCCCGGCGACCCGGTCACCGGAGCCACCGTCAACTGCGGTGGGCGGCTGGTGGTCCGGGCCACCGACGTGGGGGCCGACACCCGGCTGGCCCGGATGGCCCGACTGGTCGAGGAGGCGCAGAACGGCAAGGCCGCGGCCCAGCGGCTGGCCGACCGGATCTCCGCCGTGTTCGTCCCGGTGGTGCTGGTCATCTCCGTTGCCACGCTGGTCGGCTGGCTGGCCGTCAGTGGCAATGCCGCCGAGGCGTTCACCGCCGCGGTGGCGGTGCTGATCATCGCCTGCCCCTGCGCGCTGGGCCTGGCCACCCCCACCGCGCTGATGGTGGGGACCGGGCGCGGCGCCCAACTGGGCATCCTGATCCGGGGTCCCGAGGTGCTGGAGTCCACCCGGGCGGTGGACACCGTGGTCCTGGACAAGACCGGCACGGTGACGACCGGTCAGATGGCGCTGCGCTCGGTGCACACCGCCGAGGGCGTCGGCCGGGCGCAGGCGCTGCGGCTGGCCGGGGCGCTGGAGCACGCCTCCGAGCACCCGATCGCCCGGGCCGTCGCGGAGGCCGCGGCCGCCGCCGAGCCCGACGGCTTGCTGCCACCGGTCGAGGACTTCCGGAACACCGCCGGGCTGGGCGTCCAGGGCCTGGTGGAGGGGCACCGGGTGGTGGCCGGCCGGGAGGGCTTCGTCCAGGAGCACAGCCGGTCCGGTCCGGAAGAGTCGCTTCCCGAGCCGCTGCGGGCCGCCAGGGACGGCGCCGAGGCCTCCGGCCTCACCGCCGTCACCGTGGGCTGGGACGGGGTCGTACGGGCCGTCCTGGTGGTCGCCGACGCGGTCAGGCCGACCAGCGCCGAGGCGGTGCGCCGGCTCCGGGCGCTGGGCCTGACGCCGGTCCTGCTGACCGGCGACAACCGGGCCGTGGCGGCGAGCGTGGCCCGGGAGGTCGGCATCGACCAGGACCGGGTGATCGCCGAGGTGCTGCCGGAGGACAAGGCCGCGGTGGTGGCCCGGCTCCAGGCCGAGGGCCGCACCGTCGCCATGGTCGGCGACGGGGTGAACGACGCCGCCGCGCTCGCCCGGGCCGACCTCGGGCTGGCGATGGGCACCGGCACCGACGCGGCGATCGAGGCGGCCGATCTCACTCTTGTCAGCGGCGACCTGCGGGCGGCCGCGGACGCGATCCGGCTGTCCCGGCGGACCCTCGGCACCATCAGGGGGAACCTGTTCTGGGCCTTCGGCTACAACGTCGCCGCACTGCCGTTGGCGGCGTTCGGGCTGCTCAACCCCATGATCGCCGGAGCGGCCATGGCCTTCTCCTCGGTTTTCGTGGTGAGCAACAGCCTGCGGCTGCGAAGCTTCCAGGGGCAGCGCGACTGA
- a CDS encoding heavy-metal-associated domain-containing protein, producing the protein MSTAVFTVSGMSCGHCEKSVSEEISALPGVIEVSADAKAGTVTVASEQPLADEDVRSAVDEAGYQLVGRA; encoded by the coding sequence ATGTCCACTGCCGTCTTCACCGTCTCGGGCATGAGCTGCGGTCACTGCGAGAAGTCGGTGAGCGAGGAGATCAGCGCCCTGCCCGGGGTCATCGAGGTCAGCGCGGACGCCAAGGCCGGGACCGTCACCGTCGCCTCCGAGCAGCCCCTCGCCGACGAGGACGTGCGCAGCGCCGTCGACGAGGCGGGCTACCAGTTGGTCGGCCGGGCCTGA
- a CDS encoding SGNH/GDSL hydrolase family protein, with translation MAAQTDTPAFTSYVALGDSFTEGLNDPDPDGGFAGWADRLARLLAERRPRTAEGPYDFRYANLAVRGRLLDQIVEEQVPRIEQLHPDLVSFTAGGNDILRPGSDPDEVAERFEAAAVRLRESAGTVLICTGFDTRDTPVLKHLRGKIATYNAHLRAIADRNDLAVADIWALRTLRDRPAWSEDRLHLAPEGHQRVALLAARALGLDTAEAPDAPWPATPPHTPAELRRENLHWAREHLLPWVGRRLRGESSGDAVSAKRPDLLPLG, from the coding sequence ATGGCTGCGCAGACCGACACTCCCGCGTTCACCTCCTACGTCGCCCTCGGGGACAGCTTCACCGAAGGCCTCAACGACCCTGATCCGGACGGCGGATTCGCCGGCTGGGCCGACCGGCTGGCCCGTCTGCTCGCCGAGCGCCGTCCGCGGACCGCCGAGGGTCCGTACGACTTCCGCTACGCCAACCTCGCGGTGCGCGGCCGGCTGCTGGACCAGATCGTCGAGGAGCAGGTGCCCCGGATCGAGCAGCTGCACCCGGACCTGGTCAGTTTCACGGCGGGCGGCAATGACATCCTGCGGCCCGGCAGCGACCCGGACGAGGTCGCCGAACGCTTCGAGGCGGCGGCCGTGCGGCTGCGCGAGTCCGCCGGCACCGTGCTCATCTGCACCGGCTTCGACACCCGCGACACACCCGTGCTCAAGCACCTGCGCGGCAAGATCGCCACCTACAACGCCCATCTGCGCGCCATCGCCGACCGCAACGACCTCGCCGTCGCCGACATCTGGGCGCTGCGGACGTTGCGTGACCGGCCGGCCTGGAGCGAGGACCGGCTGCACCTCGCCCCCGAGGGCCACCAGCGGGTCGCCCTGCTGGCCGCCCGCGCCCTCGGCCTGGACACGGCCGAGGCCCCGGACGCCCCCTGGCCGGCGACGCCGCCGCACACCCCGGCCGAGCTGCGCCGGGAGAACCTGCACTGGGCCCGCGAGCACCTGCTGCCCTGGGTCGGCCGCCGGCTGCGCGGGGAGTCCTCCGGGGACGCGGTCTCGGCCAAGCGCCCCGACCTGCTGCCGCTCGGCTGA
- a CDS encoding PP2C family protein-serine/threonine phosphatase, with protein MAGDQAERAELRGDVGTYALGYDAAALLKASLWVRLLAPCLVMTVVSVLDVLAGQNTYLASLLSVVPPLAALTLYPLELVLTSGLGMALLVALSRYDGLDQPYDRRLFYGTLVSYVALSAASVFISHFRIVRTRHLVAMSTVAEAAQLALLRPPGPTVGDIRLAARYVSAADSAKIGGDLYGVLDTPYGVRAIIGDVRGKGLAAVQSAAVVLGAFREAAYDEAELTGVARRLEASVMRHVPSGEFITAMLVGFGASDAVELLHCGHVPPLLVSRDGIARLLNPPDPWVPLGLAHLAPGGPQPWSVPFVGGDVLVLCTDGVVEARHKGAGVFYPLADRAPALVSDSGADVEAAVARIYADLLRHAGGSLRDDAALLLLARDALPLPPVLSPGRSAP; from the coding sequence GTGGCAGGGGATCAGGCGGAACGGGCCGAGCTGCGCGGCGACGTGGGGACCTATGCGCTCGGCTACGACGCGGCGGCGCTGCTGAAGGCCAGCCTGTGGGTGCGGCTGCTGGCTCCCTGCCTGGTGATGACGGTGGTCTCGGTACTGGATGTGCTGGCCGGCCAGAACACCTACCTCGCCTCGCTGCTCTCCGTCGTCCCCCCGCTGGCCGCGCTCACGCTGTACCCGCTGGAACTGGTGCTGACCAGCGGCCTCGGCATGGCGCTGCTGGTGGCGCTGAGCCGCTACGACGGACTCGACCAGCCGTACGACCGGCGGCTCTTCTACGGCACCCTGGTCTCCTACGTCGCGCTGTCCGCCGCCAGCGTGTTCATCTCGCACTTCCGCATCGTCCGGACCCGGCACCTGGTCGCGATGAGCACCGTGGCCGAGGCCGCCCAGCTCGCGCTGCTGCGCCCGCCGGGACCGACCGTCGGTGACATCCGTCTGGCCGCGCGCTATGTCTCGGCCGCCGACTCGGCGAAGATCGGCGGGGACCTCTACGGGGTGCTGGACACCCCGTACGGGGTACGCGCCATCATCGGCGACGTGCGCGGCAAGGGGCTCGCCGCGGTGCAGTCCGCCGCCGTGGTGCTGGGCGCCTTCCGTGAGGCCGCGTACGACGAGGCGGAGCTCACCGGGGTCGCCCGGCGGCTGGAGGCCAGCGTGATGCGGCATGTGCCCTCCGGGGAGTTCATCACCGCGATGCTGGTCGGCTTCGGCGCGAGCGACGCCGTCGAACTGCTGCACTGCGGACACGTTCCACCGCTGCTGGTCTCCCGGGACGGCATCGCGCGACTGCTCAACCCCCCGGACCCCTGGGTGCCGCTGGGGCTAGCCCATCTCGCCCCCGGCGGCCCGCAGCCCTGGAGCGTGCCCTTCGTCGGGGGCGATGTGCTGGTGCTCTGCACGGACGGGGTGGTGGAGGCCCGGCACAAGGGCGCCGGGGTGTTCTACCCGCTCGCGGACCGCGCCCCCGCGCTGGTGTCCGACAGCGGCGCCGATGTGGAGGCGGCCGTCGCCCGCATCTACGCCGACCTGCTCCGGCACGCCGGCGGGTCACTGCGGGACGACGCCGCGCTGCTGCTGCTGGCCAGGGACGCGTTGCCGCTCCCGCCGGTCCTGTCACCCGGACGGTCCGCGCCGTAG
- a CDS encoding GlsB/YeaQ/YmgE family stress response membrane protein translates to MFQLIWIIIVGAVLGVLAKMLLPGRQAIPFWLTVICGMVGALLGNLVASWIGVRHTSGIDWIRHLLQLVGALVAVGAGASFWPQAKSRR, encoded by the coding sequence ATGTTCCAGCTCATCTGGATCATCATCGTGGGCGCCGTGCTGGGCGTCCTGGCGAAGATGCTTCTCCCCGGCAGGCAGGCCATCCCGTTCTGGCTGACCGTGATCTGCGGCATGGTCGGCGCGCTGCTCGGCAATCTGGTCGCCTCCTGGATCGGGGTGCGCCACACCAGCGGCATCGACTGGATCCGGCACCTGCTGCAGCTCGTCGGCGCCCTGGTCGCCGTCGGCGCTGGTGCGTCGTTCTGGCCCCAGGCCAAGTCCAGGCGCTGA
- a CDS encoding aldo/keto reductase: MRTTSLGSRGPLVGAVGLGCMGMTHAYDPAGRDDATSIAVIREAVDLGVTLIDTADVYGPFTNEELVGRALGAGLRDEVVLATKVGLTFDGADLASGGQLVRNGRPEHIRQAVDASLMRLGTDRIDLYQLHRIDPEVPIEETWGAMAEAVAAGKVLRLGLSEVSVDEIRRAQAVYPVASVQSELSLWTRDPLAEVLPYCESEGIGFLPFSPLGRGFLTGSIASADDLPADDWRRTLPRFQEDALAANQALVDAVRAIAERRGATPAQTALAWVIAQGQYVVPIPGTKTPKYLADNAGAASVELTPEELAQLEALPAPSGSRY, encoded by the coding sequence ATGCGTACCACCTCACTCGGCAGCAGGGGCCCCCTGGTCGGAGCAGTCGGACTCGGCTGCATGGGGATGACCCACGCCTACGACCCGGCCGGCCGCGACGACGCGACCTCGATCGCCGTGATCCGCGAGGCCGTCGACCTCGGGGTGACCCTGATCGACACCGCCGACGTCTACGGCCCGTTCACCAACGAGGAACTGGTCGGCCGGGCCCTCGGCGCCGGACTGCGCGACGAGGTCGTGCTGGCCACCAAGGTCGGGCTGACCTTCGACGGAGCCGACCTGGCGAGCGGCGGGCAGTTGGTCCGCAACGGACGGCCCGAGCACATCCGGCAGGCCGTCGACGCCAGCCTGATGCGTCTCGGCACCGACCGGATCGACCTGTACCAGCTGCACCGGATCGACCCCGAGGTCCCGATCGAGGAGACCTGGGGGGCGATGGCGGAGGCGGTGGCCGCCGGCAAGGTGCTGCGGCTCGGCCTGTCCGAGGTCTCGGTGGACGAGATCCGCCGGGCGCAGGCCGTGTACCCGGTGGCCTCGGTCCAGTCCGAACTGTCGCTGTGGACCCGCGACCCCCTGGCGGAGGTCCTGCCCTACTGCGAGAGCGAGGGCATCGGCTTCCTGCCGTTCTCCCCGCTCGGCCGCGGCTTCCTGACCGGCAGCATCGCCAGCGCCGACGACCTGCCCGCGGACGACTGGCGCCGCACCCTGCCCCGCTTCCAGGAGGACGCGCTGGCCGCCAACCAGGCGCTGGTCGACGCGGTCCGCGCGATCGCCGAGCGCCGCGGGGCAACGCCGGCCCAGACCGCACTGGCCTGGGTGATCGCCCAGGGCCAGTACGTGGTGCCGATCCCCGGGACGAAGACCCCCAAGTACCTGGCCGACAACGCCGGCGCCGCCTCGGTCGAGCTGACCCCGGAGGAACTCGCGCAGCTGGAGGCCCTCCCGGCGCCGTCGGGCAGCCGCTACTGA
- a CDS encoding MarR family transcriptional regulator, producing the protein MNRTAAESAVTVPTKADLIEEFAAIGAAYYQDFAAVAARHGLTSVQAKALAVLVRRPLPMRGIAEQLVCDASNVTGLVDRLEARGLVRREVGASDRRIKIVAATEAGEAAIRAVRADMQATHEALDLLSEEERRVLHELLTRLRPVLEQG; encoded by the coding sequence ATGAATCGCACCGCCGCGGAGTCCGCTGTCACCGTTCCGACCAAGGCCGACCTCATCGAGGAGTTCGCCGCGATCGGGGCTGCCTACTACCAGGACTTCGCCGCGGTCGCCGCGCGGCACGGGCTGACCTCCGTGCAGGCCAAGGCGCTCGCGGTGCTGGTGCGACGGCCGCTGCCGATGCGCGGGATCGCCGAGCAGCTGGTCTGCGACGCGTCCAATGTCACCGGTCTGGTGGACCGGCTGGAGGCGCGTGGGCTGGTCCGGCGCGAGGTGGGGGCGAGCGACCGGCGGATCAAGATCGTCGCCGCGACGGAGGCGGGGGAGGCGGCGATCCGCGCTGTGCGCGCGGACATGCAGGCCACGCATGAGGCGCTGGATCTGCTCAGCGAGGAGGAGCGCAGGGTGCTGCATGAACTGCTGACGCGGTTGAGGCCGGTTCTTGAGCAGGGTTGA